GAGTCATGAGCATGCATGAGAGTATATATGTTGTAGTATGCATGCATGTTTTTTAAAATTCTTGCGACGGCAACAATTTATCCCAAGCAAAAGACGAGAAAAGGTTTATATGTTCATTTAGGAGATCATAATCTTTTTGAAACTATAACCAATCTACCTTTAGTTCTCAGGTCGGGTGAAATGGAGTATATGTACTAGAGCTTGGAAGTTGCTAGTACAATTCTTTCCCGTATGGGGTCTTTTGTCCAGCAACACAATATATATCGAGACAAAACATACAAATAATTTTTATGGAACTACAACCAGCTTTAAGTTATATATGATACTCCcatcgttctaaattataagtcactttgacttttctggtacatctattttgctatgtagatataataatatgtctaaatacatagtataatggatgaaccaaaaaaatcaaagcgacttataatttggaacggaggagtACAAAGCATTACAGTCACTAAAATATTTCACACATTTAGTATCAGTGCTAGTCCGAAAATTGGCAATGACTCGATGGATAACTTCACTGTATATTGAGACGAAGAATACAAAGAAGTGAACTACTTAAAACGGAGCAACAAGCAGCTTTAGTTTCAATGGGCCTTCCAAACACCTATGAATGCTAAAACTTTGTGCCATCTATTATCTTATCTATGGAGATGAGACCCAAACAAGTGCCATCCAtcaccttgctacttgcatgTAATTTAATTATGGTCAACTCAAGAAGCTCCATAAATTCTAGTGGATTTTAAAAGCCTCCACTAGGTCTCCTATTGAAACACCACTACCATACGTGCATGCTATGAAGGTAAAGAACCACTGCATGGCCTCAAGCACTATAAATACCCATGCAGCATTCAGTGGGAAGTCATCTCAACTCAAGCACTCCATAGTGTTAGCTCACAATGGCAGGCACAAAGCTAGTATCACTGGGGCTCATTGTCCTCATGAGCATGGGATTAGCCAATGCTGTTAGGGTGGCTAGATACTCTAGTGCTGATGGGACTGGCACAGGACAGGGAGAGGGTGGCGGATATGTGAATGGCGGGGGATCAGGGTCTGGGTCTGGCACCGGATCAGGTGATAGTGGTCCTTATGGTACCCATGCAAGTGCTGGAgggggtggtggaggtggtggaacTAGCCAATACGGTGGGTCTGGATATGGTACAGGGTCAGGGTCAGGGTCAGGGTCTAGTACATATAGTGAAGGAGGGTATTCTGGCTATGGAGAGTCTTCTAATGCTGGTGGTgccggtgggggtgggggtggaggACAAGCCGGAGGTGCTTGGAATTCCAATGCTCAAGGATCCGGTAGCGGCACCGGTTCTGGCTCTAGCTATGCTAACAGGTATTGGGATGGTTCTGATGCGGGTGCAAGTGCGAACGGCAATGGAGGTGGCACAGGAAATAGTGAaaatggtggcggtggcggcggttctGGTGCCGGAACTGGATATGGCAATGCCTACCCATAAATTCCATATAAGCCAAtctaaagttggagcccatcCTCGTCCTTCCTTGTTTGAAGTCGTAGAGTTATTTGTTTTCTTTGTCCCTTTGTTACACTTTTGTTagtattaaattaataaagggtCCAACTGTTCTAGCAACAGTAGCAATCTTGTAATGTCCTTATATGAATATGTTGTAATCATGTCTGTTTGTGAAAGGAAAAAATATCTTGTGCATCGCATGTGGCCACTATATCTAAAAAAAAATCTTACGTTCTCTTTGGAGTGATTAAGTTGAGACGCCTACACCGTGCATGTTCACATGGTTATTAAAATAGTATATACCGATGAACGTCCTAGAGTTGTTTATATCACTTACGACGATACCTCCAGCTGGGTCAATGCAGCCTAGAACATAATTAGCTAGAACTGCTGCTACAAGCCCATTTATGTCAGTGATAACTTTAAAAAAAAGTGATCCAGTACATAGGGCTTCACTATTTCATCCTCTATCCTGAAACAAAACTTCTAGAGCTGTGCTTAATCAAACTGTCTTAAGTTTGCGAAAGGGTTGTAGCCCAATGGTTATAAAATTAAAGCCTCAGTAGCACCTCAAATCCTGGGTTCCACTCCTCGTGGGAGTTAATATTTCAGGATTTAGCGGCcttgtgctttcagtggtagacgaTGTTCCCGTTGACAGGGAGTAGcatgtggtgacttcgtcaatctcaagAATTTGACAGCCCAATCTTCGAAGATGCTCATAAGTGTAGGGTTTGCATGTGTGCATTCATACGGGTGAGTGTGAATGCGTTGTGAGTGTTTGAGTTGTACTGCgtaatcagaaaaaaaaaaactatcttaagtttgactaacttttttatataaaaagaatAATATCATCTCTATGATACGAAACAAagatattataaaaatatatttcatggtacGTATATATAGTAATAATACTAATTTCTGTTCTAAATATTTGTGCTCTTTTCAATACATTCTATCAATttcaaaatagtttgacttagaacaataCTAGAAATTGATTTCTTTTAGAATTGAAATAGTACGCAATATATTCCACTACAGTTCTTCCTCTTTCCATCATTATGCACTGCTCCGATACGCCATCCATCTCCAGCGACCGGCCGCCCCCTGTCCTGTTGCATCCATCTCCAATAGCTCACCTGCCTACTACTCTCCTACCACTCCACCCTCCATGTAAAATCCATAACACGGCAAATCCAGCCTTAAATATCATATCAGTCAAATAAACTATATTGTACATTGAACCTTGAATCAAATAGTAATTTACTAAATTAAGATTTTTCTGAATTTTGTAGGAGTCGACTGACCCCCAACAAAATTCACGAACCACATGCTAATATAAATACCATAAGTATATATTATGTAGAAGGCTTTATGTTAATTAAGCATCTGTGTAGCCAAAAAGGCTCAAACAATGTAGCCTAGTTTGGTGGTCGATGTTATTCTGCATTCGTTCATAGTGCTTCTTGGGTCTTGCAAATGGCTAATCAAGGAGATGGATACTTGATGTCCAGTTCTAATCAATTATTTGTCTTCCATCTGTGATCAGTCCATATCATCGTACTTTTTAAACAATACATTATAGTTCACATTACTACTATTGGTTTATTCTAATGCATAAATTAGGTCTCACTTAGAGTGTTGCTCGAGACCTCTATATTCCTCAGGACCCCTAGCAGATTTCGATCGGTGAGGGAAATGGAGTGGACGAGGCGGCTCGATTGTGCCCCGTGCGTGGCTGCTCACCGGCTCGACATTCTTGTCCCTCGATTGTGTGCCTTGTAGTAGGATCACAGAGAAGGGAGTGAAAGAGGCCATGTCTGCTACCCTTAGGGCGTTGTATTCATCTTGTCATTCACATATGGACCACGGATGGATGTACTGTTTGGAGCCATGTCTGCTAGATTTGTAGAAGGCACCAAGTCTTTTGTGGACGCCACCAAGGCGTACAACACAAATAATGTACGGAATGATGGATACATATAATGCACATGTGTCAGTTGCAAAAATCAGAAATAGTTTCAAAACATCGAGCCAATCTGTTGTCATCTGCTGCTTAGGGGTTTCGTAGGAAACTATAAGGTTTGGAATAAGCGTTGGGAAAATGGTGACAACTTGCTTGAAGAAGCCTAATGGGATAGAGTCCATGCACCCATGCCAGATACCATCCATGAAACCATGAATGAAACTGGCTAGAAAACCATCAATGAAACCATCAAGTATACTCAAATGACTGTGCAAGTATGTTTCCTTACATTTTGTTTTTGCGAGTCCGTTTCCTTACATTATAGTACTGTCACATTAGCATATTAGCTAGTATGGCTGTGCAAGAATTTTGTTCACGATGTTATCTGACCGTATCAGACAATCTCGGCCCGACTTTCATCCACTCTTATCAAACTACAGCAAGTGGACGCTTAGGGTTCAAGCATTCAAGGATTGTTTCGCTACTCATACAGCTTGCATTGTACTGATTAATTAACCTTGTGAGCTGTCTTTCTTATCGAGATTTCCAGGTACACATAGGAGTAGTTCTTAAGTCCATGACTGAATTTGTCAAAGTCGTTGCGAAAACCTCGAGGTCACCTCTGCAACGTCAACCACTGCATGAGGAATAGAATCCTTTGGGTGATGAGGGATGCCGGTGTTGAGCTTCAAACGTGCCCGTTGAGACTTCTTGCATGCAGGTCGTCGTTTACTAGTTTTAATGTTAGTATAATGCTAGAGACTGATCTCAAAAGATATATAAAACCCTGGGTTACATTACATTAgtatattgtaacaccctaaacttTGCAACTTTGGAAATAGAtgaaaaatgatttaattttcacATTTTGTGCTCATGAAGCATAGGATAAATAACATTttccattaaattaaaatttatcatagggtTTAGAAACATCTTTCTTGCATGCATGCTGCTgcatatgatttattatgatgatTGGTTTTTGTCCAAAATTCAAACCAATTCAATTGTCTTCAAAAGGATTTCAAACAAAATGGCTTTTgcaataaaaaaaatgaaaagaaaacatCCTCTCTCTTGGCCGtggcctcctccctctccctcccatgCGGCCCGAACTGGCCTAGTTTTCCTTCACAAGcacagcaggccggcccaacaagAGCTGAAACCCGCACGCATGCCTCTCCCTCTCTGCTGTCTAACCGGTGGAGCCCACGCATCATagtcatccccttcctctcatCGTCCTCAAGCAGGACTCTGCCGATGGCAATCGACCGCCGGATCCCGGACTCCTGATTTTTTTTTGACGTGTGCGCCACGACCCAAGGCCTCATAAATAGCAAGCCGCAACCAAGCCCTAGCGCAAGCCGCAACGCCGCCGCCTCGCGCTCAGAGCCCGCGGCAACCACGAAACTCTAAAGCCGCAGAGATCGTTTCGCTGTGCCGCTGTTTTTGCCGCCGCCGGTTTTGATCTCCAGACACGTCCGCTTCCCGTCCTCTTGTCCAAGCTATCCCGCGGCGCTGTGCTGCTTGGATCGGCATCCCGCCGACGAGCAGACGAAGCCACCGCCACTGTCTGCACCTTACGCTGCCTTGCCGTTGTGCCTAGCTAGCTGACGAGCTCAGACCCGAGGTAAAGCAGGTGTGTCTGCGCCCTTTTCTCTGTCTCTTGCTTCCGCTGGTTCTTACGCGTCGCCGCCGGGCCTTTGCAGGAAGCTGTCACCGCCTCTCCGGCCGATCGAGTCGTACGCCACCAGCCCGCCCTCGTGTCATCTCCGTTCGAGCGAAGCTAGCAGACTAGCTAActccatcgccggccatggcctccatcaggtgccttgccttgctttcttagCTTGATGACGTCATTGTTAGCTTTGATGACTTCATATCTAGCCTTGATGACATCACGTGTTGTTTTCTTGCCGTTTTCCTTTAGAAAAACAAATCCAGAAAATACAATGAAAATACATATACACATACAATCATCTTGAGCACATCTCCATATTTTCTTTCCTCGCTGGGAATTACACTATGCCTTTGACTACTGCTGACGCACGCTGCTTATGCATGTGTGACATACGTGTACATGCATGCCTCATCTACATGTATGGAAAATATTCATCATGCATCAGCTATTTCTTTATTCAAAATTCTACACCGTCTCTTCTAGATCAATTCAGGTTATCTTCTTGTATCCATCAATTCATCGTCTTAACTCCGTTTCGAGCGAttctagttgcgttagtttcgtaattttgtGCTCTACGCAGTAGTAGTAAAGTTTATCATGTCAGTTAAttatgaatttatgaacctaataCTAGTTACATTAATAATTAGTTAATGGTTTCCCAATTAAAAACAATCAGTTTAATTTCGTTCTTGTTCTTTTACGACTGTGCTGATCTTGAGGTACACATTAGTAGGAAAATTTATCATGTTTCACATCTTTGAATTTTATaagtaaatattaatttgatttgtgcttatgcaattgagtttctaattaaaagtaacaTAGGCATATACTTCGGCCTTTTATAAATTATTGTAAATCTAATTAATGTGCAACTAGCTTTCTAaattaattaaaagcaatataggttttCCACGTCGGCCTTAATAAATGAATATTAATCTGGTTATATTGATTTAAATATATGTTTTGATTATAATTGGTTTAGCTGAACTCACGTCATATTCAGTTATAGTGTAGATGCTCTTACATGTTCTTTTAATTTGAAAAGTTaaagtttattttgattaaaTAATACATGCACATCCGCTCCTTAATACATTATTAATTATTCCATTGATAAATCCTAAACTGATGTAATTCTtacatcattttggttttccttttaaaaataataaatgcaagGGCTTATACGTGCTATATATGTTTTGAATATATACTCTCACTTGTTATTATATCTTTGCAAGTCaaaatttaatttgcataaatgatatcaaaataactataattaagatatgaataatttatcttagttttctaaatctaataactcaagtataaaatgacttaactcaattttagatattcccctgagatatcttatacatgttttatgatcattaaaatagataaagcatatagttttctttccaacgcaaatccttcgatagatgtttctgttttaccgtagctccgattagtgtgcctttCGCGTGTGTGTGATCGTAACAATGTgtagattagatttcgaatcttttcattgattggtgtattgttctaatctagtatgtttgctatgcatgcttgttcggatgcttgtgtggtgctttccggtcttgtccagtcggtgagttttgcgttggtgatctataagaagttggagatcaagaagaagaagaagaagaaaacgttgaagattagagcttaccgaaggatcggtgttaaaggcaagtatagcttgggttttctttctgtgaccatgatcttgggcttgtttaatgaaatgtgatataaacataaatgatgaatgttatcctttggcaaaagctgggatttacagtacaactgtgagggctatatggctctggctctagttacttaagaaacccttttctagctggttagaggtctgcgagttgggtataggacagcctctgtcctgttgagcctagctttggaagcggccgtttactttatttttggaaggggggttcctatatctgatgaccctgcggccctggccggttagacgagctcttgggtggctttatatggttctcGGTGTTTTGGGATTGATCCACCCACTCATTTGGgaaacatgactcacagtgaaagtgtacacctctgcgcagagtttaataaactggtatactagccgtgcccacggatacgggcggcccggaaaactgagggaattgttgtatgttcatttaaattgcttatgtgcaattcattattcaattacacttgatcatgtggctatggaatgcactaccttgttgttatatttgctgagttcgacatggactcacccttgcaatttcccccacacctcaggctggataACAGTCTGTCAGAGACTTGAGAAGttgggcttgtggtcaaccagtcagttggatccagtggagtgaagtctgcacccggagatcaaagttgtctatccgttgattgctttctaaggttatctcttttactaagttcgctatatattaagcattgtgaattgatactgccccttcatttgtagctatatgtgaggtttgattaccagggctcacatatggtgtgcattcggctttgtccttaaaaccgggtgttacaagtggtatcagagcaatgctgactgtaggacgcaagcctagtagaaactggtcgttctaaggtttacaaGTTACAGCAaaaaaatccttgttctataaatcttgatattttcttctctactacattcttacccttgatattcgtcccctccttgatgcttctttaaaagctttttgttcccatctactccttgctttgatatgcttttagaatcttGTCTTACCACCTTCTCGCGCAATTTGAAGTTAAGCTATAGGATCTTTACCCATAATATAAAgaagacgatagtatcgcaagtgtaagtcaatgattgaattgtgcaccttaattgcttgttggcttgtcattatgattatgttttgttttgaatctttgtaatgagtgcaatgattttgtgggattttccacaaattcatttagtttataggcataAGACAAGGAttaatgaataaatagttgggttttggttttctcCTGTTTTCCTATCCTATCTTTCTGGAGCAACATGTCATCTTTGGTTTATATCTCTGTTTTCGGGCAATCAAAAATCTTGGTAAACTTTTAGAGAATACTAGACTTCAACATGTTTCTTTGACCGCAAGAATCACCCGGATATCTAATTTGGTTATGGAGTTATCAAAATCTCAAGAGGATATAGCTGAGTTGACTGAGATCTGGAGCAGTATGTGGTTTTCTGGTTATATCACAATACCTGCTCGAGAAAATGTTACAAAATTTCTATGGGATCAACTGGACTTCTATACCTATCATATGCCTCCGGATTCACCCTCATAGCTATTTTAATTTGGGAAATATAGTCATCAcaagttgaagtttctgtgcagtctgaaacctggaacagtttctgttgtgcactattttcgaccaaCTTAGCTGTAGAATCTGGAGAAGTCTTCTACATGAAAGTTATAAAGGATTTAATGAGCT
This sequence is a window from Miscanthus floridulus cultivar M001 chromosome 10, ASM1932011v1, whole genome shotgun sequence. Protein-coding genes within it:
- the LOC136489959 gene encoding putative glycine-rich cell wall structural protein 1; amino-acid sequence: MAGTKLVSLGLIVLMSMGLANAVRVARYSSADGTGTGQGEGGGYVNGGGSGSGSGTGSGDSGPYGTHASAGGGGGGGGTSQYGGSGYGTGSGSGSGSSTYSEGGYSGYGESSNAGGAGGGGGGGQAGGAWNSNAQGSGSGTGSGSSYANRYWDGSDAGASANGNGGGTGNSENGGGGGGSGAGTGYGNAYP